The following are encoded in a window of Mustela nigripes isolate SB6536 chromosome 3, MUSNIG.SB6536, whole genome shotgun sequence genomic DNA:
- the GPIHBP1 gene encoding glycosylphosphatidylinositol-anchored high density lipoprotein-binding protein 1 isoform X2 — protein MKVLSALLLALLLCGQPGTGRAQEEEEDDQDIGQDGYDDEEEDEEEASVAAGGGDRALLQCYSCQSLHRGEGCEQVQICAHSHSFCKTLISHGNTDTCHPFTKTLEGTLMTVTCCQSALCNLPPWQDPPGSGASSARGRRTVVAIALLLGLLSSLQAMGS, from the exons ATGAAGGTGCTCTCGGCTCTCCTGCTGGCCCTCCTGCTGTGCGGGCAGCCAG GCACGGGGCGGgcgcaggaggaggaggaggacgaccAGGACATCGGGCAGGACGGCTACGACGatgaggaggaggacgaggaggaggccagtgtggctgcagGCGGCGGGGACAGAG CGCTGCTGCAGTGCTACTCCTGCCAGTCCCTGCACAGAGGGGAAGGCTGCGAGCAAGTTCAGATCTGTGCCCACAGCCACAGCTTCTGCAAAACCCTCATCTCCCACGGAAACACGG ACACGTGTCACCCCTTCACCAAGACACTGGAGGGGACCCTGATGACTGTGACCTGCTGCCAGTCCGCCCTCTGCAACCTCCCGCCCTGGCAGGACCCCCCGGGCAGTGGGGCCAGCAGTGCCCGGGGCCGCCGCACAGTGGTGGCCATCGCCCTGCTGCTCGGcctcctctccagcctccagGCCATGGGGTCCTGA
- the GPIHBP1 gene encoding glycosylphosphatidylinositol-anchored high density lipoprotein-binding protein 1 isoform X1: protein MKVLSALLLALLLCGQPGTGRAQEEEEDDQDIGQDGYDDEEEDEEEASVAAGGGDRALLQCYSCQSLHRGEGCEQVQICAHSHSFCKTLISHGNTESGPLTTYSVWCTDTCHPFTKTLEGTLMTVTCCQSALCNLPPWQDPPGSGASSARGRRTVVAIALLLGLLSSLQAMGS from the exons ATGAAGGTGCTCTCGGCTCTCCTGCTGGCCCTCCTGCTGTGCGGGCAGCCAG GCACGGGGCGGgcgcaggaggaggaggaggacgaccAGGACATCGGGCAGGACGGCTACGACGatgaggaggaggacgaggaggaggccagtgtggctgcagGCGGCGGGGACAGAG CGCTGCTGCAGTGCTACTCCTGCCAGTCCCTGCACAGAGGGGAAGGCTGCGAGCAAGTTCAGATCTGTGCCCACAGCCACAGCTTCTGCAAAACCCTCATCTCCCACGGAAACACGG agtCAGGGCCTCTGACCACTTACTCCGTATGGTGTACAGACACGTGTCACCCCTTCACCAAGACACTGGAGGGGACCCTGATGACTGTGACCTGCTGCCAGTCCGCCCTCTGCAACCTCCCGCCCTGGCAGGACCCCCCGGGCAGTGGGGCCAGCAGTGCCCGGGGCCGCCGCACAGTGGTGGCCATCGCCCTGCTGCTCGGcctcctctccagcctccagGCCATGGGGTCCTGA
- the ZFP41 gene encoding zinc finger protein 41 homolog: protein MEKPRGKKKAQTPKEGDLLKDAPKEEKASGEKRVNQRSASARKAGLSPADEEQVFDAFDASFQDDFEGVPVFVPFQRKQPFKCGECGRVFKHKTDHLRHQRVHTGEKPFRCEECGKTFRHSSDVPKHQRIHTGEKPFKCSDCGKAFNCGSNLLKHQKTHTGEKPFECKECGKTFAYSSCLIRHRKRHPRKKH from the coding sequence ATGGAAAAGCCCAGGGGCAAAAAGAAGGCACAGACCCCAAAAGAAGGAGATTTGCTAAAGGACGCTCCCAAAGAAGAGAAAGCTTCTGGGGAGAAAAGGGTCAACCAGAGGTCGGCGTCGGCCAGGAAGGCCGGCCTGAGCCCTGCAGACGAGGAGCAGGTGTTCGACGCCTTCGATGCTTCGTTTCAAGACGACTTTGAGGGGGTTCCTGTGTTCGTGCCTTTTCAGAGAAAGCAGCCCTTCAAGTGTGGCGAGTGTGGCCGCGTCTTCAAGCACAAGACAGACCACCTTCGCCACCAGAGGGTTCACACGGGAGAAAAGCCCTTCAGGTGTGAGGAGTGCGGGAAGACGTTCCGGCACAGCTCCGACGTCCCCAAGCACCAGAGAATCCACACCGGAGAAAAGCCCTTTAAATGCAGCGACTGTGGGAAGGCCTTCAACTGCGGTTCCAACCTCCTAAAACATCAGAAGACGCACACGGGAGAGAAGCCGTTCGAGTGCAAGGAATGTGGGAAAACCTTTGCCTACAGCTCGTGTCTCATTCGCCATCGGAAGCGTCACCCCCGGAAGAAGCACTGA
- the GLI4 gene encoding zinc finger protein GLI4 isoform X1, with product MGALPAGARAAASRSEGPRCAYLQQALGKMATLGDSQEPPRVPSPVNLASPGTPGTCQREAQLLHSHEHDSPGCSPETLSQPLPEEEPSGLDLQDVEEVQISRDTCWPDSEAEPEQAPSSPDPHHPEAGADQAGGALRTLSRRPRCGGRFGQESSLERPTGQPPGTAPCSQKRGPWRVTLLSQGAPGAAGEPERPGDLEGSRGSGPGVRQGGPRGGKPHRCEACGKSFKYRSLLLKHQRIHTGEKPYACHECGKRFRGWSGFIQHHRIHTGEKPYECGQCGRAFSHSSHFTQHLRIHNGEKPYKCGECGQAFSQSSNLVRHQRLHTGEKPYACSQCGKAFIWSSVLIEHQRIHTGEKPYECPECGKAFRGRSHFFRHLRTHTGEKPFACGACGKAFGQSSQLIQHQRVHYRE from the exons atGGGCGCACTTCCGGCCGGCGCGCGGGCGGCCGCCTCCCGCTCGGAAG GTCCCAGGTGTGCATACCTTCAGCAGGCCTTGGGGAAGATGGCGACCCTGGGGGACAGTCAGGAGCCCCCTCGTGTCCCGTCCCCGGTCAATCTTGCGTCACCAGGGACACCTGGAACCTGCCAGCGCGAGGCCCAGCTTCTCCACAGTCATGAACACG ACTCCCCTGGCTGCAGCCCGGAGACCCTCTCCCAGCCACTGCCCGAGGAGGAGCCGTCCGGCCTGGATCTCCAAGATGTGGAGGAGGTCCAGATCAGCAGAGACACCTGCTGGCCAG ACTCAGAGGCAGAGCCGGAGCAGGCCCCGTCGTCCCCCGACCCCCACCACCCTGAAGCCGGGGCGGACCAGGCCGGGGGGGCACTGAGGACCCTTTCCCGTAGACCCCGGTGTGGGGGCCGCTTTGGGCAGGAGTCCAGCTTGGAGCGGCCTACGGGCCAGCCGCCGGGAACCGCGCCCTGCTCCCAGAAGAGGGGCCCATGGCGCGTGACGCTGCTGTCGCAGGGAGCCCCTGGGGCGGCGGGGGAGCCCGAGCGGCCCGGCGATCTGGAGGGCAGCCGGGGGTCGGGGCCCGGGGTCCGGCAGGGCGGCCCGCGGGGCGGGAAGCCGCACCGCTGCGAGGCCTGTGGCAAGAGCTTCAAGTACCGGTCGCTGCTGCTCAAGCACCAGCGCATCCACACGGGCGAGAAGCCGTACGCGTGCCACGAGTGCGGGAAGCGCTTCCGCGGCTGGTCGGGCTTCATCCAGCACCACCGCATCCACACGGGCGAGAAGCCGTACGAGTGCGGCCAGTGCGGCCGCGCCTTCAGCCACAGCTCGCACTTCACGCAGCACCTGCGGATCCACAACGGCGAGAAGCCCTACAAGTGCGGCGAGTGCGGCCAGGCCTTCAGCCAGAGCTCCAACCTCGTGCGGCACCAGCGGCTGCACACGGGCGAGAAGCCGTACGCCTGCAGCCAGTGCGGCAAGGCCTTCATCTGGAGCTCGGTGCTCATCGAGCACCAGCGCATCCACACCGGCGAGAAGCCCTACGAGTGCCCCGAGTGCGGGAAGGCCTTCCGCGGCCGCTCCCACTTCTTCCGCCACCTGCGGACCCACACGGGCGAGAAGCCCTTCGCCTGCGGCGCCTGCGGCAAGGCCTTCGGCCAGAGCTCCCAGCTCATCCAGCACCAGAGGGTGCACTACCGGGAGTAG
- the GLI4 gene encoding zinc finger protein GLI4 isoform X2, giving the protein MATLGDSQEPPRVPSPVNLASPGTPGTCQREAQLLHSHEHDSPGCSPETLSQPLPEEEPSGLDLQDVEEVQISRDTCWPDSEAEPEQAPSSPDPHHPEAGADQAGGALRTLSRRPRCGGRFGQESSLERPTGQPPGTAPCSQKRGPWRVTLLSQGAPGAAGEPERPGDLEGSRGSGPGVRQGGPRGGKPHRCEACGKSFKYRSLLLKHQRIHTGEKPYACHECGKRFRGWSGFIQHHRIHTGEKPYECGQCGRAFSHSSHFTQHLRIHNGEKPYKCGECGQAFSQSSNLVRHQRLHTGEKPYACSQCGKAFIWSSVLIEHQRIHTGEKPYECPECGKAFRGRSHFFRHLRTHTGEKPFACGACGKAFGQSSQLIQHQRVHYRE; this is encoded by the exons ATGGCGACCCTGGGGGACAGTCAGGAGCCCCCTCGTGTCCCGTCCCCGGTCAATCTTGCGTCACCAGGGACACCTGGAACCTGCCAGCGCGAGGCCCAGCTTCTCCACAGTCATGAACACG ACTCCCCTGGCTGCAGCCCGGAGACCCTCTCCCAGCCACTGCCCGAGGAGGAGCCGTCCGGCCTGGATCTCCAAGATGTGGAGGAGGTCCAGATCAGCAGAGACACCTGCTGGCCAG ACTCAGAGGCAGAGCCGGAGCAGGCCCCGTCGTCCCCCGACCCCCACCACCCTGAAGCCGGGGCGGACCAGGCCGGGGGGGCACTGAGGACCCTTTCCCGTAGACCCCGGTGTGGGGGCCGCTTTGGGCAGGAGTCCAGCTTGGAGCGGCCTACGGGCCAGCCGCCGGGAACCGCGCCCTGCTCCCAGAAGAGGGGCCCATGGCGCGTGACGCTGCTGTCGCAGGGAGCCCCTGGGGCGGCGGGGGAGCCCGAGCGGCCCGGCGATCTGGAGGGCAGCCGGGGGTCGGGGCCCGGGGTCCGGCAGGGCGGCCCGCGGGGCGGGAAGCCGCACCGCTGCGAGGCCTGTGGCAAGAGCTTCAAGTACCGGTCGCTGCTGCTCAAGCACCAGCGCATCCACACGGGCGAGAAGCCGTACGCGTGCCACGAGTGCGGGAAGCGCTTCCGCGGCTGGTCGGGCTTCATCCAGCACCACCGCATCCACACGGGCGAGAAGCCGTACGAGTGCGGCCAGTGCGGCCGCGCCTTCAGCCACAGCTCGCACTTCACGCAGCACCTGCGGATCCACAACGGCGAGAAGCCCTACAAGTGCGGCGAGTGCGGCCAGGCCTTCAGCCAGAGCTCCAACCTCGTGCGGCACCAGCGGCTGCACACGGGCGAGAAGCCGTACGCCTGCAGCCAGTGCGGCAAGGCCTTCATCTGGAGCTCGGTGCTCATCGAGCACCAGCGCATCCACACCGGCGAGAAGCCCTACGAGTGCCCCGAGTGCGGGAAGGCCTTCCGCGGCCGCTCCCACTTCTTCCGCCACCTGCGGACCCACACGGGCGAGAAGCCCTTCGCCTGCGGCGCCTGCGGCAAGGCCTTCGGCCAGAGCTCCCAGCTCATCCAGCACCAGAGGGTGCACTACCGGGAGTAG